The Synechococcus sp. MVIR-18-1 region GCTTTTCGGAGGCGGAGGCGGACCGGCATTCAGTGCACTCGAGAGTGATCACGATCCGGACGCCCTTGTTTTTAGCCATAAAGGACGTTGCGCCGCAGAAGCGAAGCGTAGTAACAAACAACGACTTTACATCTTCAGCTGACAGCACAAACAGTTTTGATGATTGCGCGGAGCTTCGTAGGATCGATATCCGATTGAAACGTTGACGTGCGGGTCTCCCTTTCCTGGTTGCAGGATCTCGTCCAGGTAAATGAAGCCGCTGATCAACTCGGCGAACGCCTATCCATGGCTGGATTTGAGGTGGAGGAGATCGATGATTTGAGTCGATTCGCCCAAGGTGTTGTGGTGGGCCATGTGTTGGAGCGCGATAAACATCCCAATGCCGACAAACTCAGTGTCTGTGTTGTGGACATAGGGGCGGAGGAGACGGTTCAGATCGTTTGTGGTGCCAGCAATGTGCGGGCAGGCATTCATGTTCCTGTCGCCACCATTGGTGCTGTTCTTCCTGCGGTCAATCTCACGATTAAGGCTGGTGAGCTGCGTGGAGTGGCGAGCCAGGGAATGATTTGTTCGCTCGCAGAGCTCGGGCAACCCACCGACGTTGACGGCATTGCTGTCTTGGACGATCTGCTTGAAAGCCTTCCGGCACCTGGTACGGCAGTGGCGTCTTGCCTTGGGTTGGATGACACTGTTCTGGAATTGGCGATCACCGCGAATCGGCCAGATGGTCTGTCGATGACAGGTATTGCAAGGGAAGTGGCGGCACTGACAGGTGCCGCCCTGCAGTTGCCCAAGCCGGTGGCGCCACAGGCGACAGCTGATTTGAACCCCTCAGCCGACCATGCTGCTGCCATGAAAGAGGGGGGTGTGTACGCCTTGACCGAAGTGAGTGGTCTCGATGGTGGGAAAGATGCTCCTGCCTGGCTTCAACAGAGACTTCTCCGGGCTGGTGTAAAACCCGTTAACGCGATTGTGGACATCACCAATTTGGTGATGTTGGAACAAGGTCAACCTCTCCATGCCTTTGACCTTGATGCCTTGGAACGGTTGTGTGGACCCGATCTCAAGCCAGCTGATTTTGGACTTAGGCAAGGACTGGCGAAGGAACCCTTTACGGGATTAGATGGCCGCACCATCACGGTTGACGAGCGTGTTCAGTTGGTCACCTGTCGTGATCGACCGGTTGCGATTGCGGGGGTGATCGGCAGTGCTGAGAGCGGAGTCACGGCCACGACCACCAAAATCTGGTTGGAATCAGCCCTGTTCACTCCCGCCTCGATTCGCAGCAGCAGTCGTGCAACAGGGTTGCGCACGGATGCCAGCTCTCGTTACGAAAAGGGGTTACCGCGTCAGATCACCTTGCCTGCAGCGGGTCGTGCACTCGAACTGATGGAACAGCTCCTAGGCGGAGTGGCAGGCCGCAGTTGGCTGTGCTGTGCCGAGGAAGGCCCGGAACCCGTGGTGACCCTTCGCCGTCATGCTCTTCATCAACTTCTTGGTCCTTTGGCTTCTGAAGAAGAAGAGGGATCCGATGTGAGTGATCAACAGGTAGAGGATTGTCTTTCCGCACTCGGCTGCCACCTCAGCTCTACTGAGGATGGCTGGACGGTGGTTGTGCCTCCCTCCCGTCGGATGGATCTTCTTCGCGAGGTGGATCTGATCGAGGAGGTGGCGCGTCTTGTGGGATTCGACTGTTTTGG contains the following coding sequences:
- the pheT gene encoding phenylalanine--tRNA ligase subunit beta, encoding MRVSLSWLQDLVQVNEAADQLGERLSMAGFEVEEIDDLSRFAQGVVVGHVLERDKHPNADKLSVCVVDIGAEETVQIVCGASNVRAGIHVPVATIGAVLPAVNLTIKAGELRGVASQGMICSLAELGQPTDVDGIAVLDDLLESLPAPGTAVASCLGLDDTVLELAITANRPDGLSMTGIAREVAALTGAALQLPKPVAPQATADLNPSADHAAAMKEGGVYALTEVSGLDGGKDAPAWLQQRLLRAGVKPVNAIVDITNLVMLEQGQPLHAFDLDALERLCGPDLKPADFGLRQGLAKEPFTGLDGRTITVDERVQLVTCRDRPVAIAGVIGSAESGVTATTTKIWLESALFTPASIRSSSRATGLRTDASSRYEKGLPRQITLPAAGRALELMEQLLGGVAGRSWLCCAEEGPEPVVTLRRHALHQLLGPLASEEEEGSDVSDQQVEDCLSALGCHLSSTEDGWTVVVPPSRRMDLLREVDLIEEVARLVGFDCFGAHLPDPLAPGGLTDMQQAERRLRRRLCSAGLQEITCLSLTGADADDPNRIPISNPLLAETSHLRTTLWQEHLQICQRNLQASQPGCWLFEIGHVFHPQDREIVQTARLGGVICGERRVSRWATSGKALAPDYFKARGALATVLNSLGLETQDRPLADDPRLHPGRAAAVVVEGRTLGCFGQLHPVLCAQYELPDATYLFDLDLPRLLEAVTRRNRWVPSFKAFSTLPAMERDLAMLVPKTLPAADLMQAIRKAGKPLLESVELIDRFEGGQLPDDQCSQAFRLRYRGKDSTLTDEQLQPVQDKVRQALVKQFKVELRS